Proteins co-encoded in one Haloarcula pelagica genomic window:
- a CDS encoding halocyanin domain-containing protein gives MRQPSTRRRFLQCTALAGLTAVAGCTSTDETAQAAGATPDSETTAAPSTTETATPTPEQTPPESVSEWLTDANGYDGERRRYGIRARPTIGVGHPTDDGLAFTHPVIEVPPMTTVAWEWTGHGGQHNVVALDGTFDSGRTNAQDGTCYKYFFEKTGVYPYVSEPHREDGMKGAVFVREPPSTGYEAVDEWLAASGSFDGTVTDHDGSGPATVTVGAEGNGGHFAFSPTVLRISPGTTVRWNWTGEGGAHNVVFEDHDIRSGQVDHEPSTTFEHTFESDGIYRYACAPHRALGQRGAIIVE, from the coding sequence ATGCGACAGCCCTCTACTCGGCGACGGTTCCTGCAGTGTACCGCCCTGGCTGGCCTGACGGCAGTGGCCGGTTGCACATCGACGGACGAGACGGCACAGGCGGCCGGTGCGACTCCCGACTCCGAGACGACTGCGGCGCCCTCGACGACGGAGACTGCGACTCCGACGCCCGAACAGACACCGCCGGAGTCGGTCTCGGAGTGGCTCACCGATGCCAACGGCTACGACGGGGAACGCCGCAGATACGGTATCCGTGCCCGCCCGACTATCGGCGTCGGACACCCGACCGACGACGGCCTCGCGTTCACGCACCCGGTGATCGAGGTCCCGCCGATGACGACGGTCGCCTGGGAGTGGACGGGTCACGGCGGCCAGCACAACGTCGTCGCACTGGACGGCACCTTCGACAGCGGGCGCACGAACGCACAGGACGGGACCTGTTACAAGTACTTCTTCGAGAAGACGGGCGTCTACCCCTACGTCTCCGAACCCCACCGCGAGGACGGGATGAAAGGCGCCGTCTTCGTCAGGGAGCCGCCGTCGACCGGCTACGAGGCGGTCGACGAGTGGCTCGCGGCCTCCGGCTCCTTCGACGGGACCGTCACCGACCACGACGGGAGCGGCCCGGCGACGGTCACCGTCGGTGCCGAGGGGAACGGCGGGCACTTCGCGTTCTCGCCGACGGTCCTCCGGATCAGCCCGGGGACGACGGTCCGCTGGAACTGGACCGGCGAGGGTGGCGCGCACAACGTCGTCTTCGAGGACCACGACATCCGGTCGGGGCAGGTCGACCACGAACCCTCGACGACGTTCGAACACACGTTCGAGTCCGACGGTATCTACCGGTACGCCTGTGCCCCCCACCGCGCGCTCGGCCAGCGCGGCGCGATCATCGTCGAGTAA